The following coding sequences are from one Musa acuminata AAA Group cultivar baxijiao chromosome BXJ1-6, Cavendish_Baxijiao_AAA, whole genome shotgun sequence window:
- the LOC103988510 gene encoding dof zinc finger protein DOF1.4-like → MMTFICLQITPSSPSSVLSMTYTQLFLPSSLPMLSSHHDMLPCIPPQPVDVELANSCPRCGSSDTKFCYYNNYSLSQPRYFCKACRRYWTKGGSLRNVPIGSGYRKSRRGRSSARLSSAVSVAAGGPDANSNRRAPQSPVRPDLLTNEVAAPIAINLEALYAKYMNRSPEMESGVAIAAFDTETTSRSSSCHCQMFSPVGNTSPLNQVNDRPFGNGDYNLYRELSSSITLPVEPVQSNVSLDCQEEFESTTACSMDHQQDRANIDDWSLLDYSSLEAFY, encoded by the coding sequence ATGATGACCTTCATTTGCCTACAAATAACCCCTTCTTCCCCCTCTTCTGTCCTCTCCATGACATATACGCAGCTCTTCTTGCCTTCTTCCCTTCCCATGCTTTCGTCCCACCATGACATGCTCCCTTGCATTCCTCCGCAGCCCGTCGACGTCGAGCTGGCGAACAGTTGCCCCCGCTGCGGCTCCTCCGACACCAAGTTCTGTTACTATAACAACTACAGCCTGAGCCAGCCGCGGTACTTCTGCAAGGCCTGCCGGCGGTACTGGACCAAGGGCGGGTCGCTCCGCAACGTGCCCATCGGCAGTGGCTACCGCAAGAGCCGCAGGGGGAGGTCGTCAGCGAGGCTCTCCAGTGCCGTCTCCGTCGCCGCCGGTGGTCCAGATGCCAACTCCAATCGCCGTGCTCCGCAGAGTCCTGTCCGCCCGGACCTCCTGACGAACGAGGTAGCCGCTCCTATTGCCATCAATCTCGAGGCGTTGTATGCCAAGTACATGAACCGGTCTCCGGAGATGGAGTCAGGCGTCGCCATTGCAGCATTCGATACTGAAACGACAAGCCGATCGAGTTCATGCCACTGTCAGATGTTTTCGCCAGTTGGTAATACTTCACCACTGAATCAGGTCAACGATCGGCCATTCGGTAATGGAGACTACAATCTATATAGAGAGTTGAGCAGCTCCATAACACTGCCAGTGGAACCTGTTCAGAGCAACGTATCCTTGGATTGCCAAGAAGAGTTTGAGTCGACCACGGCATGCAGCATGGATCATCAGCAAGATCGTGCGAACATTGATGATTGGAGCTTGTTGGATTACTCAAGCTTGGAGGCTTTCTACTAG